The following proteins are co-located in the Neodiprion virginianus isolate iyNeoVirg1 chromosome 6, iyNeoVirg1.1, whole genome shotgun sequence genome:
- the LOC124307180 gene encoding uncharacterized protein LOC124307180, translated as MYGKLIILLAVASSLSAQSNSTVSPNIVTTVSTVAATMIYTNSSSMIESTTASTTNARTAAQNTKQSVANGTRPPGQTERYRYTRRPSGRPPTPPDRVQFPGSKMMSDFMNTLTTLLEPPVSSNNVKRHSRNTVSFNYSDSVNITDTSYFFNGPSLPGFFGVPDLRYFQMPNVNEMVPSLPQISNPQNLHIPRIPDFPNPPEVFGMRDATIEARQRLTAKISPGQDLASGIQNAIRNGLSSSNPTEAMRGLISTILDAYLAVARNCPFLIAGGYLMREGLWLSSVVLRTMANMARQV; from the exons ATGTACGGTAAGCTGATTATCCTACTCGCTGTTGCGAGCTCCTTATCGGCCCAGTCGAATTCTACCGTTTCACCGAACATTGTGACCACGGTTTCTACCGTCGCCGCAACAATGATCTATACCAACAGTTCGTCAATGATCGAAAGTACAACCGCATCAACGACAAATGCTAGG ACTGCAGCCCAAAATACGAAACAGTCTGTTGCCAACGGAACCAGGCCCCCGGGGCAAACTGAACGTTATAGATATACAAGACGTCCATCTGGAAGACCTCCAACCCCTCCAGATCGTGTCCAATTTCCAGGATCGAAAATGATGTCCGACTTCATGAATACCTTAACCACACTTTTAGAACCGCCAGTCTCCAGCAATAACGTTAAACGCCATTCTAGAAATACCGTGTCTTTCAACTACTCGGATAGTGTTAATATAACCGATACGTCTTACTTTTTTAACGGTCCAAGTCTACCAGGTTTCTTCGGCGTCCCTGATTTAAGGTACTTCCAGATGCCTAATGTGAACGAAATGGTGCCATCGTTGCctcaaatttcgaatccccAGAATCTCCATATTCCCAGAATCCCAGATTTTCCCAATCCTCCGGAAGTCTTCGGGATGCGAGATGCTACCATAGAGGCGAGGCAAAGGCTAACGGCGAAAATCAGCCCTGGACAAGATCTGGCCAGCGGTATCCAAAACGCCATTCGGAATGGACTCAGCAGTTCGAATCCGACCGAAGCTATGAGGGGGCTCATCTCCACAATCTTGGATGCCTATTTGGCCGTCGCCCGAAACTGTCCTTTCCTCATCGCCGGTGGATATCTTATGCGCGAGGGACTGTGGCTCAGTTCCGTCGTCCTGAGGACCATGGCGAACATGGCGAGACAAGTCTGA